In a genomic window of Streptomyces katrae:
- a CDS encoding DEAD/DEAH box helicase has protein sequence MHRPSPDQPAPQRPSPLPPLLRRAAVFLPAEVPREGRVAFWCPQGEPLPEGPGTPHPLQVVRPHGSGVRTRSVPALTLPVAEALPLLTRAAHSPAAHPATRAWGTAAVQALALTARGRLLPGLTPGGADAWRAGPLDADDVGYLRAVAAALPYEGYATPLPGRRPLALPEPQALVRAFLDAVADTLPRTPAAPFAAGAPFAAAPPQQVPGIREWAAQVAAGADAGVGISLRLDLSAFRLFDEAEPEDVRRAGAAVVQVHSLADPTLVTDAGPLWAGAAAAGFGPRARIDAVLALRRAGRVWPPLLRLLDQPVPDSLALSDPELEDLLGAAATRLERAGVAVHWPRELARTLTATAVVRQAAPGSATDGTAFFDAAGLFAFSWELALGGDRLTPSEMDALAQAHRPVVRLRDQWVRVDPELVRKARKRELGLLDPVDALATVLTGTAEVDGEPVEAVPAGALAALRDRLTGELVPPAAPAGLKATLRDYQLRGLAWLDLMTSLGLGGCLADDMGLGKTVTLIALHLHRARPEPTLVVCPASLLGNWQREIERFAPGTPVRRFHGGDRTLDSLGGGFVLTTYGTMRASAGRLAAQRWGLVVADEAQHVKNPHSATAKALRTIPAPARVALTGTPVENNLSELWALLDWTTPGLLGPLTAFRARHARPVEHQQEEDGGNEAAVARLAALVRPFLLRRKKSDPGIAPELPPKTETDHPVSLTREQVSLYQAAVEEAMAVIEGSEGIERRGMIMKLLASLKQICNHPAQYLREAEPRIPHRSGKLALLDELLDTILAEGGSVLVFTQYVTMARILERHLAARGIPSQLLHGGTPVPRREELVDRFQSGAVPVFLLSLKAAGTGLNLTRAGHVVHYDRWWNPAVEEQATDRAYRIGQTQPVQVHRIIAEGTVEDRIAELLEAKRALADAVLGSGESALTELTDRELADLVSLRRPA, from the coding sequence ATGCATCGGCCGTCGCCAGATCAGCCGGCGCCGCAACGGCCGTCGCCGCTGCCGCCGCTGCTGCGCCGGGCCGCCGTGTTCCTCCCCGCCGAGGTCCCCCGTGAGGGGCGGGTGGCCTTCTGGTGCCCCCAGGGGGAGCCGCTGCCCGAGGGCCCCGGGACCCCGCATCCGCTCCAGGTCGTGCGGCCGCACGGCTCCGGGGTCCGTACCCGCAGCGTGCCGGCCCTGACCCTCCCCGTGGCCGAGGCCCTGCCCCTGCTGACCCGGGCCGCCCACAGCCCCGCCGCCCATCCCGCCACCCGGGCCTGGGGCACCGCCGCCGTACAGGCCCTGGCCCTCACGGCCCGGGGCCGCCTGCTGCCCGGGCTCACGCCGGGCGGCGCCGACGCCTGGCGCGCCGGTCCGCTCGACGCCGATGACGTCGGCTACCTGCGCGCCGTCGCCGCCGCCCTCCCGTACGAGGGGTACGCCACCCCGCTCCCGGGGCGCCGCCCGCTGGCGCTGCCCGAACCACAGGCCCTGGTCCGGGCCTTCCTCGACGCCGTCGCCGACACCCTGCCGCGCACCCCGGCCGCGCCGTTCGCCGCCGGAGCGCCGTTCGCCGCGGCCCCGCCGCAGCAGGTGCCCGGGATACGGGAGTGGGCCGCGCAGGTCGCGGCGGGCGCCGATGCCGGGGTGGGGATCTCCCTGCGGCTCGACCTGTCCGCGTTCCGCCTCTTCGACGAGGCCGAGCCGGAGGACGTCCGCCGTGCCGGGGCCGCCGTGGTCCAGGTGCACAGCCTCGCCGACCCGACCCTGGTGACCGACGCCGGGCCGCTGTGGGCCGGGGCCGCCGCGGCCGGCTTCGGGCCGCGCGCCCGGATCGACGCCGTGCTCGCGCTGCGCCGGGCCGGCCGGGTCTGGCCGCCGCTGCTGCGCCTGCTCGACCAGCCCGTGCCCGACTCCCTCGCCCTGTCCGATCCGGAGCTCGAAGACCTCCTGGGCGCCGCCGCGACCCGGCTGGAGCGGGCCGGGGTCGCGGTGCACTGGCCGCGCGAGCTCGCCCGTACCCTCACCGCGACCGCCGTCGTCCGGCAGGCCGCGCCGGGCTCCGCCACCGACGGCACGGCCTTCTTCGACGCCGCCGGGCTGTTCGCGTTCTCCTGGGAGCTCGCACTCGGAGGCGACCGGCTCACCCCTTCGGAGATGGACGCCCTCGCGCAGGCCCACCGGCCGGTGGTACGGCTGCGCGACCAGTGGGTGCGGGTCGACCCCGAGCTGGTGCGCAAGGCGCGCAAGCGGGAGCTGGGCCTGCTGGACCCGGTGGACGCGCTCGCCACCGTACTGACGGGGACGGCCGAGGTCGACGGAGAGCCGGTGGAAGCGGTCCCGGCGGGCGCGCTCGCCGCGCTGCGGGACCGGCTGACGGGCGAGCTGGTCCCGCCGGCCGCTCCGGCGGGGCTGAAGGCCACCCTGCGGGACTACCAGCTGCGGGGGCTGGCCTGGCTGGACCTGATGACCTCGCTGGGGCTCGGGGGCTGTCTCGCCGACGACATGGGGCTGGGCAAGACGGTCACGCTGATCGCGCTGCACCTGCACCGGGCCCGCCCGGAGCCCACGCTGGTGGTGTGCCCGGCCTCCCTGCTGGGGAACTGGCAGCGGGAGATCGAGAGGTTCGCCCCGGGGACGCCCGTGCGCCGCTTCCACGGCGGGGACCGCACCCTCGACTCCCTCGGGGGCGGCTTCGTCCTCACCACCTACGGGACGATGCGGGCCTCGGCCGGGCGGCTGGCCGCCCAGCGCTGGGGCCTGGTCGTCGCCGACGAGGCACAGCACGTGAAGAACCCGCATTCGGCGACCGCGAAGGCGCTGCGGACGATCCCGGCCCCGGCGCGGGTGGCGCTGACCGGTACCCCCGTGGAGAACAACCTCTCCGAGCTGTGGGCGCTCCTCGACTGGACCACCCCCGGGCTGCTGGGCCCGCTCACCGCCTTCCGCGCCCGGCACGCCCGCCCCGTGGAGCACCAGCAGGAGGAGGACGGGGGCAACGAGGCGGCCGTCGCCCGGCTGGCCGCGCTGGTGCGGCCGTTCCTGCTGCGCCGCAAGAAGTCCGACCCGGGTATCGCGCCCGAGCTGCCGCCGAAGACCGAGACCGACCATCCGGTGTCCCTGACCCGGGAGCAGGTCTCGCTCTACCAGGCGGCGGTGGAGGAGGCGATGGCCGTGATCGAGGGCAGCGAGGGCATCGAGCGGCGCGGGATGATCATGAAGCTGCTGGCCTCGCTCAAGCAGATCTGCAACCACCCGGCGCAGTACCTGAGGGAGGCCGAGCCGCGCATCCCGCACCGCTCGGGCAAACTCGCCCTGCTCGACGAGCTGCTGGACACCATCCTGGCCGAGGGCGGCTCGGTCCTGGTCTTCACCCAGTACGTGACGATGGCCCGCATCCTCGAACGCCACCTCGCCGCCCGCGGCATCCCCAGCCAGCTCCTGCACGGCGGCACCCCGGTGCCCCGCCGCGAGGAACTCGTCGACCGCTTCCAGTCCGGCGCCGTACCCGTCTTCCTGCTCTCCCTCAAGGCCGCCGGCACCGGCCTCAACCTCACCCGTGCGGGGCACGTCGTCCACTACGACCGCTGGTGGAACCCGGCCGTCGAGGAACAGGCCACCGACCGCGCCTACCGCATCGGCCAGACCCAGCCCGTCCAGGTCCACCGCATCATCGCCGAGGGCACCGTCGAGGACCGCATCGCCGAACTCCTGGAGGCCAAACGCGCCCTCGCCGACGCCGTGCTGGGCTCCGGCGAGTCCGCGCTGACCGAGCTCACCGACCGCGAGCTGGCCG
- a CDS encoding DUF6343 family protein — protein sequence MRSGNEPLTARSPLRLRFWLSVWGLIWAAAGAAAFSLAGRPGWAAACAALAVLAAVDLAVVVHHIHQGPHYQPGRDIPPYEPPRSR from the coding sequence ATGCGAAGCGGAAACGAGCCCCTGACCGCCCGCAGCCCGCTGCGGCTGCGGTTCTGGCTCAGCGTGTGGGGGCTGATCTGGGCGGCCGCCGGAGCGGCGGCGTTCTCGCTGGCCGGACGGCCCGGCTGGGCCGCGGCCTGCGCGGCACTGGCGGTGCTGGCCGCCGTGGACCTGGCCGTGGTGGTCCACCACATCCACCAGGGCCCGCACTACCAGCCGGGGCGCGACATCCCCCCGTACGAACCCCCGCGCAGCCGGTGA
- a CDS encoding tetratricopeptide repeat protein: MPDTTPTPPSPREPAGPPSPETHVIDYRAAEQLLEARDPRGAVRLLDSVIAAHPENTAARLLRARAFFAAAQLRPAQLEFELVLEREPDNAFAHFALARTHQRAGRPERARRHFRLAAALDPQPEYLEAARFEG; encoded by the coding sequence GTGCCCGACACCACGCCCACGCCGCCGTCCCCGCGGGAGCCCGCCGGCCCCCCGAGTCCCGAGACCCACGTCATCGACTACCGGGCCGCCGAGCAGCTGCTCGAAGCCCGGGACCCGCGCGGCGCGGTCCGGCTGCTCGACTCCGTCATAGCCGCCCACCCCGAGAACACCGCGGCGCGCCTGCTGCGCGCCCGGGCCTTCTTCGCGGCGGCCCAGCTGCGGCCCGCGCAGCTGGAGTTCGAGCTGGTCCTGGAGCGGGAGCCGGACAACGCCTTCGCCCACTTCGCGCTGGCCCGCACCCACCAGCGTGCCGGCCGGCCCGAGCGGGCCCGGCGGCACTTCCGGCTCGCCGCCGCCCTCGACCCGCAGCCCGAGTACCTGGAGGCGGCCCGCTTCGAGGGCTGA
- the coaE gene encoding dephospho-CoA kinase — protein sequence MLKVGLTGGIGAGKSEVSRLLAGYGAVVVDADRIAREVVEPGTPGLAAVVEAFGKSVLTDDGALDRPKLGAIVFADPEKLRTLNAIVHPLVGARSAELEEAAGPDAIVVHDVPLLTENGLAPLYDLVVVVDAAPATQLARLTALRGMTEEEARARMAAQATREQRLAVATLVIDNDGPLEALEPQVRAVWEQLGERAAARTGDA from the coding sequence ATGCTGAAGGTGGGCCTGACAGGCGGAATCGGTGCCGGCAAGAGCGAGGTCTCGCGGCTGCTGGCGGGGTACGGGGCGGTCGTCGTGGACGCCGACCGGATCGCACGGGAGGTCGTGGAGCCGGGCACACCGGGCCTCGCGGCCGTGGTGGAGGCCTTCGGGAAGTCCGTGCTGACCGATGACGGGGCGCTGGACCGGCCGAAGCTCGGGGCGATCGTCTTCGCCGACCCCGAGAAGCTCCGCACGCTGAACGCGATCGTGCACCCGCTGGTCGGGGCCCGGTCCGCCGAGCTGGAGGAGGCCGCCGGGCCCGACGCGATCGTGGTGCACGACGTCCCGCTCCTCACGGAGAACGGGCTCGCACCGCTGTACGACCTGGTGGTCGTCGTGGACGCCGCACCGGCGACGCAGCTGGCCCGGCTCACCGCGCTGCGCGGGATGACCGAGGAGGAGGCCCGCGCCCGCATGGCCGCGCAGGCCACCCGGGAACAGCGGCTGGCGGTGGCCACGCTGGTGATCGACAACGACGGCCCGCTGGAGGCACTGGAGCCCCAGGTCCGCGCGGTGTGGGAACAGCTCGGGGAGCGGGCCGCGGCGCGCACGGGGGACGCGTAA
- a CDS encoding PAC2 family protein has translation MRDPQGLYEWDAKGLAVADMALAQDSAGLVMLYHFEGYIDAGETGEQIVERLLDTLPHQVVARFDADRLVDYRARRPLLTFQRDHWTEFEEPRLEVRLVQDATGAPFLLLSGPEPDVEWERFAVAVRQIVERLGVRLSVNFHGIPMGVPHTRPVGITPHGNRTDLMPGHRSPFDEAQVPGSAESLIEFRLAQAGHDVLGVAAHVPHYVARSPYPDAALTALEAITAATGLVLPAVAHALRTEAHRTQTEIDRQIREGDEELVSLVQGLEHQYDAAAGAETRGNMIAEPAEIPTADELGREFERFLAEREGDA, from the coding sequence GTGCGTGATCCACAGGGTCTGTACGAATGGGACGCCAAGGGTCTGGCGGTGGCCGACATGGCGCTGGCCCAGGACTCGGCCGGACTGGTCATGCTCTACCACTTCGAGGGCTACATCGACGCCGGAGAGACCGGCGAGCAGATCGTCGAGCGGCTCCTCGACACCCTGCCCCACCAGGTGGTGGCCCGCTTCGACGCGGACCGGCTGGTGGACTACAGGGCCCGCCGCCCGCTGCTGACCTTCCAGCGCGACCACTGGACGGAGTTCGAGGAACCCCGCCTGGAGGTCCGCCTCGTCCAGGACGCCACCGGCGCGCCCTTCCTGCTGCTCTCCGGCCCCGAGCCGGACGTGGAGTGGGAGCGCTTCGCCGTCGCCGTCCGCCAGATCGTGGAGCGGCTCGGCGTCCGGCTCTCGGTCAACTTCCACGGCATCCCCATGGGCGTCCCGCACACCCGGCCCGTCGGCATCACCCCGCACGGCAACCGCACCGACCTGATGCCCGGCCACCGCAGCCCCTTCGACGAGGCCCAGGTCCCCGGCAGCGCCGAGTCGCTGATCGAGTTCCGCCTCGCCCAGGCCGGGCACGACGTGCTCGGCGTCGCGGCGCACGTCCCGCACTACGTCGCCCGCTCCCCGTACCCGGACGCCGCGCTCACCGCGCTCGAGGCGATCACCGCCGCGACCGGACTGGTCCTGCCGGCCGTCGCCCACGCCCTGCGCACCGAGGCGCACCGCACGCAGACGGAGATCGACCGGCAGATCCGCGAGGGCGACGAGGAGCTCGTCAGCCTCGTCCAGGGTCTGGAGCACCAGTACGACGCCGCCGCCGGGGCCGAGACCCGGGGCAACATGATCGCCGAGCCGGCCGAGATCCCGACGGCGGACGAGCTCGGCCGCGAGTTCGAGCGGTTCCTCGCGGAGCGCGAGGGCGACGCGTAA
- the rpsA gene encoding 30S ribosomal protein S1, with product MTSSTETTATTTPQVAVNDIGNAEAFLAAIDETIKYFNDGDIVDGVIVKVDRDEVLLDIGYKTEGVIPSRELSIKHDVDPNEVVKVGDEIEALVLQKEDKEGRLILSKKRAQYERAWGTIEKIKEEDGIVTGTVIEVVKGGLILDIGLRGFLPASLVEMRRVRDLQPYVGKELEAKIIELDKNRNNVVLSRRAWLEQTQSEVRQTFLTTLQKGQVRSGVVSSIVNFGAFVDLGGVDGLVHVSELSWKHIDHPSEVVEVGQEVTVEVLDVDMDRERVSLSLKATQEDPWQQFARTHQIGQVVPGKVTKLVPFGAFVRVDEGIEGLVHISELAERHVEIPEQVVQVNDEIFVKVIDIDLERRRISLSLKQANESFGADPASVEFDPTLYGMAASYDDQGNYIYPEGFDPETNDWLEGYETQRETWERQYAEAQVRFEQHQAQVIKSREADEAAAAAGEAAPAAGGNAGAGISGGSYSSEGADETSGALASDEALAALREKLAGGQS from the coding sequence ATGACGAGCAGCACCGAGACCACCGCCACCACCACTCCGCAGGTAGCGGTCAACGACATCGGTAACGCGGAAGCCTTCCTGGCCGCGATCGACGAGACGATCAAGTACTTCAACGACGGCGACATCGTCGACGGCGTCATCGTGAAGGTCGACCGGGACGAGGTCCTGCTCGACATCGGTTACAAGACGGAAGGCGTGATCCCGAGCCGCGAGCTCTCGATCAAGCACGACGTCGACCCGAACGAGGTCGTCAAGGTCGGTGACGAGATCGAGGCCCTGGTTCTCCAGAAGGAGGACAAGGAAGGCCGCCTGATCCTGTCCAAGAAGCGCGCTCAGTACGAGCGTGCCTGGGGCACGATCGAGAAGATCAAGGAAGAAGACGGCATCGTCACCGGTACCGTCATCGAGGTCGTCAAGGGTGGTCTCATCCTCGACATCGGCCTCCGCGGCTTCCTCCCGGCCTCCCTGGTCGAGATGCGTCGCGTCCGCGACCTCCAGCCCTACGTGGGCAAGGAGCTCGAGGCGAAGATCATCGAGCTGGACAAGAACCGCAACAACGTGGTCCTGTCCCGCCGCGCCTGGCTCGAGCAGACCCAGTCCGAGGTCCGCCAGACGTTCCTCACCACCCTGCAGAAGGGTCAGGTCCGCTCCGGCGTCGTCTCCTCGATCGTCAACTTCGGTGCGTTCGTGGACCTGGGTGGCGTCGACGGCCTCGTGCACGTCTCCGAGCTGTCCTGGAAGCACATCGACCACCCGTCCGAGGTCGTCGAGGTCGGTCAGGAAGTCACCGTCGAGGTCCTCGACGTGGACATGGACCGCGAGCGCGTCTCCCTGTCGCTGAAGGCGACGCAGGAGGACCCGTGGCAGCAGTTCGCCCGGACCCACCAGATCGGCCAGGTCGTCCCGGGTAAGGTCACCAAGCTGGTTCCGTTCGGTGCGTTCGTCCGCGTGGACGAGGGCATCGAGGGTCTGGTCCACATCTCCGAGCTGGCCGAGCGCCACGTGGAGATCCCGGAGCAGGTCGTCCAGGTCAACGACGAGATCTTCGTCAAGGTCATCGACATCGACCTCGAGCGTCGCCGGATCTCGCTGTCCCTCAAGCAGGCCAACGAGTCCTTCGGTGCCGACCCGGCGTCGGTCGAGTTCGACCCGACCCTGTACGGCATGGCCGCGTCCTACGACGACCAGGGCAACTACATCTACCCCGAGGGCTTCGACCCCGAGACCAACGACTGGCTCGAGGGCTACGAGACCCAGCGCGAGACGTGGGAGCGCCAGTACGCCGAGGCGCAGGTCCGCTTCGAGCAGCACCAGGCGCAGGTCATCAAGAGCCGCGAGGCCGACGAGGCCGCTGCCGCCGCGGGCGAGGCCGCCCCGGCCGCCGGTGGCAACGCCGGTGCGGGCATCTCCGGTGGCTCCTACTCCTCCGAGGGTGCGGACGAGACCTCCGGCGCCCTGGCGTCCGACGAGGCCCTGGCCGCGCTCCGCGAGAAGCTGGCCGGCGGCCAGAGCTGA